The window TGGTGAAGCCGGCGAGTTGGGCATTTATCCCCGTCACACACCGTTGATCTCACGCATCAAGGCTGGTTCCGTTCGCATCGAAAAAACCGATGGCACCGAAGAGTTCGTCTTCGTGGCTGGCGGTGTTTTGGAAGTGCAACCCGACCACGTGACTGTGTTGTCAGACACTGCGATTCGCGGTAAAGACTTGGACGAAGAAAAAGCCAATGCAGCCAAAGCCGCTGCAGAGGATGCCCTTCGCAATGCCAAGTCCGAAATCGACATGGCGCGTGCGCAAAGCGAGTTGGCAGTTTTTGCTGCCCAGCTGGCAGCCTTGCGCAAGTTCCGCACTAAAAAATAAAATGATGGCGTTCAACACGCTGATCGTTTTCTGAAACCCGGCGCACGCCGGGTTTTTTGTTTTCAAGGACACCATGCGCAAAGCTAAACTTCGAGCAGCCACCTTGGGTGGCAATCCTGATGATGTGGAAGCCACTTTCTATGATGCCCTCCGACAAGGCGACATTGAACGGCTGATGTCTTGCTGGGCCGATGAAGAAGAAATTGT is drawn from Limnohabitans sp. 103DPR2 and contains these coding sequences:
- a CDS encoding F0F1 ATP synthase subunit epsilon codes for the protein MNTLRVDVVSAEESIFSGEARFVALPGEAGELGIYPRHTPLISRIKAGSVRIEKTDGTEEFVFVAGGVLEVQPDHVTVLSDTAIRGKDLDEEKANAAKAAAEDALRNAKSEIDMARAQSELAVFAAQLAALRKFRTKK